The following are encoded together in the Malaya genurostris strain Urasoe2022 chromosome 3, Malgen_1.1, whole genome shotgun sequence genome:
- the LOC131437841 gene encoding uncharacterized protein LOC131437841: MRKYQQLALVLISISCVAILLVYKSENNRLKYVLEVVNIFGRNDVASLIRVDNSSRFRPSPYDLDSPLPVWQRVGDDIFVYSAFWQKNELEVGGTVVSLAVGLEQSIVNFKCQVQHSGKEVVSGKFLFERLDNPTGSVVAPNGEVFVIYKFLCKVKRDFGHPTEVIFTDATHSTKRFIPLRVIESKLVSQKLTITACVDLNNYLELEEEFRKPSAVLQYFLHHQIVGVDDFIVYNSNSLDSTTTSILYNHGIKVNLLPYNFPFDLASKQQNRRIIELDCLMRNYNAAKYTFVGGINEYLYPNSRLRNNNQFLKYVGKLSTDVTEFSVSLRTVCIDSRKKIFSDNMLYDVESRNDRTFLVYRPQNYIRTGSQEFAKSLNVDGKIMFVHRYVEKCASKSGLYDWTTVLDEDFLQYVTDIGKELNKLIFR; this comes from the exons ATGAGAAAATACCAGCAGCTAGCTTTAGTGCTAATATCGATCAGCTGcgtagcaattcttttagtataCAAAAGCGAAAACAATCGTCTGAAGTATGTGCTAGAAGTGGTCAATATATTCGGTCGCAATGATGTTGCTTCGTTGATCCGGGTTGACAACAGTAGCCGTTTCCGACCGTCGCCATACGATTTAGATAGTCCACTGCCAGTATGGCAACGTGTTGGAGACGATATTTTCGTGTATTCAGCGTTCTGGCAGAAAAATGAGCTGGAAGTCGGAGGAACCGTCGTAAGTTTGGCTGTTGGATTAGAACAGTCAATCGTCAACTTTAAATGCCAGGTGCAACACAGCGGCAAGGAAGTTGTATCAGGAAAATTTTTATTCGAACGACTGGATAATCCAACCGGTTCGGTGGTGGCACCCAACGGTGAAGTGTTTGTAATCTATAAGTTTCTCTGCAAAGTGAAGCGGGATTTTGGTCATCCAACAGAAGTAATTTTCACCGATGCGACACATTCGACAAAAAG ATTCATCCCGTTGCGCGTGATCGAGAGCAAATTGGTTTCTCAAAAGCTAACCATAACTGCCTGTGTGGACTTGAATAATTATTTGGAATTGGAAGAAGAATTTCGCAAACCATCCGCAGTTCTTCAATATTTCTTGCATCATCAAATTGTTGGTGTGGATGATTTCATAGTGTATAATAGTAACAGTCTGGATTCTACAACGACGTCGATTCTATACAATCACGGTATTAAAGTCAACCTACTGCCTTACAACTTCCCGTTCGATCTGGCGAGCAAACAACAGAACCGACGAATTATTGAACTAGACTGTCTTATGCGGAACTACAATGCTGCCAAATACACCTTTGTAGGCGGCATAAATGAGTATCTCTATCCGAATTCGCGTCTTCGCAATAATAACCAGTTCCTTAAATACGTCGGGAAACTATCAACTGATGTTACAGAGTTCTCCGTTTCGCTCAGAACGGTTTGCATAGACAGCAGAAAGAAGATATTCTCCGACAATATGCTTTACGATGTGGAATCTCGGAACGATCGTACGTTCCTTGTGTATCGACCCCAAAACTACATCCGAACAGGATCTCAGGAATTTGCCAAATCATTGAATGTGGACGGTAAAATCATGTTTGTTCATCGATACGTAGAAAAATGTGCCAGCAAATCGGGTTTGTACGACTGGACTACGGTTCTGGATGAGGATTTCCTCCAGTATGTCACCGACATCGGAAAAGAGCTGAACAAGTTGATATTCCGATGA